One Littorina saxatilis isolate snail1 linkage group LG12, US_GU_Lsax_2.0, whole genome shotgun sequence genomic region harbors:
- the LOC138982488 gene encoding sperm-associated antigen 6: protein MSRQVLQVFEQYQKSRTQFVQTVAELASRPQNIETLQNAGVMSLLRPLLLDIVPTIQQTAALALGRLANYNDDLAEAVVRGDILPQLVYSLAEQNRFYKKAAAFVLRAVAKHSPQLAQSVVDCGALDALVICLEEFDPGVKESAAWALGYIARHNAELAQAVVDAGAVPLLVLCIQEPELSLKRIAASALSDICKHSPELAQTVVDAGAIAHLAQMILNPDAKLKRQVFSALSQIAKHSVDLAEMVVEAEIFPAVLTCLKDPDEYVKKNVATLIREISKHTPELAQLIVNAGGVAAVVDYVGETRSNVRLPGIMMLGYVAAHSENLAMAVIVSKGVVQLAIALSEEPEDHIQAAAAWALGQIGRHTPEHAKAVAVANVLPKLLQCYLRADASEDLQTKSKKALKNILQKCVHLPALEPLLHDAPSNILKHVVGQFSKVLPHDSKARRLFVTSGGLKKIQEIKADTGTALAEYINTINNCYPEEIVKYYSPGYSDALLERVEQYAPKV, encoded by the exons ATGAGTCGGCAAGTTCTTCAAG TGTTTGAACAGTACCAAAAGTCTCGCACACAGTTTGTGCAGACAGTGGCAGAATTGGCTTCACGGCCACAGAACATTGAAACTCTGCAAAATGCTGGAGTTATGTCCCTTCTGCGTCCTTTGCTTTTGGACATCGTGCCCACAATCCAGCAGACAGCTGCCTTAGCCCTTGGACGCCTGGCCAACTACAACGATGACCTGGCTGAAGCTGTTGTGCGAGGGGACATTCTGCCTCAGCTTGTATATTCCCTGGCTGAACAGAAC CGATTCTACAAGAAGGCAGCAGCTTTCGTCTTGCGTGCTGTGGCCAAGCACTCTCCCCAGCTGGCGCAGTCAGTTGTGGACTGTGGAGCTCTGGATGCTCTCGTCATCTGCCTGGAGGAATTTGATCCAGGGGTGAAGGAGTCTGCGGCATGGGCATTGGGATACATCGCTCGTCACAATGCAG AACTGGCCCAGGCAGTAGTGGATGCGGGAGCAGTACCCCTGCTTGTACTGTGCATCCAGGAGCCTGAGCTGTCTTTGAAAAGAATTGCTGCCTCTGCCCTCAGCGACATCTGCAAACACTCTCCTGAACTTGCTCAAACTGTGGTGGATGCTGGCGCCATCGCTCACCTGGCCCAGATGATCCTCAACCCTGACGCCAAGCTTAAG CGCCAGGTGTTCTCTGCGCTGAGTCAGATCGCCAAGCACTCTGTTGACCTTGCTGAGATGGTGGTGGAAGCTGAGATTTTCCCTGCTGTTCTTACCTGCCTGAAGGACCCTGACGAGTATGTGAAGAAAAATGTTGCCACCCTGATCAGAGAAATCTCCAAACACACACCAGAG CTTGCCCAGTTGATAGTGAACGCAGGAGGAGTGGCCGCAGTGGTGGACTATGTGGGTGAGACCAGGTCCAACGTGCGACTGCCAGGAATCATGATGCTGGGATATGTGGCTGCACACTCCGAGAACCTCGCCATGGCTGTCATTGTTTCCAAG GGTGTTGTTCAACTCGCAATCGCCTTATCAGAAGAGCCGGAGGATCACATACAGGCAGCAGCGGCCTGGGCCCTGGGGCAGATTGGACGACACACACCAGAACATGCCAAGGCCGTCGCAGTGGCCAACGTACTGCCCAAACTGCTTCAATGCTACCTGCGTGCCGATGCATCAGAAGACTTACAGACAAAG AGCAAGAAAGCCTTGAAGAACATCCTACAGAAATGCGTCCACCTGCCTGCCCTCGAACCTCTTCTCCACGATGCACCGTCCAACATTCTCAAACATGTTGTTGGACAGTTCAGCAAAGTTCTTCCCCACGACTCCAAAGCAAGGCGACTGTTTGTTACGAGCGGCGGTCTCAAGAAAATCCAGGAAATCAAAGCTGACACAGGCACCGCATTGGCCGAATACatcaacacaatcaacaactgCTACCCAGAGGAAATTGTCAA GTACTACTCTCCCGGCTACTCAGATGCTCTGTTGGAGAGAGTGGAGCAGTACGCCCCCAAAGTCTGA